The proteins below come from a single Streptomyces sp. B3I8 genomic window:
- a CDS encoding helix-turn-helix domain-containing protein gives MSSPSDPPPPAEPGAALPTVAPQLRAHRHRTGMTLETAAQAANLSPAHLSRLETGHRHPSLPVLLTLARVYGTTVSELLGETVAERDAVVRAARAEPTQAGGWTYWQAGAPARGMQALRVHVPHGTQGDIVRVHPGEEWLHVLRGRLRLRLGDTAHLLDAGDSAHFDSLTPHRLAAADRAGCELLFVHTLLQSPSTALCLGPLTGDTP, from the coding sequence ATGAGCAGCCCTTCCGATCCGCCACCCCCGGCGGAGCCCGGCGCGGCCCTCCCCACCGTCGCCCCGCAACTCCGCGCCCACCGCCACCGCACAGGCATGACCCTGGAGACCGCGGCCCAGGCCGCGAACCTCTCGCCGGCCCACCTCTCCCGCCTGGAGACCGGCCATCGCCACCCCTCACTCCCCGTCCTGCTCACGCTCGCCCGCGTCTACGGCACGACCGTCTCCGAACTGCTCGGCGAGACCGTCGCCGAGCGCGACGCCGTCGTCCGCGCCGCCCGCGCGGAACCGACGCAGGCCGGCGGCTGGACGTACTGGCAGGCCGGCGCCCCCGCCCGCGGCATGCAGGCACTGCGCGTCCACGTCCCGCACGGCACGCAGGGCGACATCGTCCGCGTCCACCCGGGGGAGGAGTGGCTCCACGTCCTGCGCGGCCGGCTCCGCCTCCGCCTCGGCGACACCGCGCATCTCCTCGACGCCGGGGACAGCGCGCACTTCGACTCGCTCACCCCGCACCGCCTCGCCGCCGCCGACCGCGCCGGCTGCGAGCTGCTGTTCGTCCACACCCTCCTGCAGAGCCCGAGCACCGCGCTCTGCCTCGGACCTCTCACCGGAGACACCCCATGA
- a CDS encoding DUF6126 family protein, producing MSDYETKFPRALWIRLLVYLAVGHLFAAFIWLLFQVGAK from the coding sequence ATGAGCGACTACGAGACGAAATTCCCGCGCGCCCTGTGGATCAGGCTGCTCGTCTACCTGGCCGTCGGCCACCTCTTCGCCGCCTTCATCTGGCTGCTCTTCCAGGTGGGCGCCAAGTAG
- a CDS encoding tyrosine-protein phosphatase, with protein MTQQVPSTEPELAGVRNFRDLGGLPTTDGRRVAFGRLFRSGHLAHATAEDAEFLTSLNLRTVFDFRNAADHKLEGPDVELPGVRNVGMPLSDPADGAEFWKMVREGDLDQLRELLADGRAEARMIASYRAIVRGRTAEHARVLGTLADGGAPALMHCSAGKDRAGLSIAVTLLALGVERDAIVADYLESNAKHRRYKVRRTASSPDAYSAEVMELLGPLFDARAEYLRAAFTTIEETWGGVDAYLGQGLGVTPEVRTRLREHLLD; from the coding sequence GTGACACAGCAGGTCCCGTCGACCGAGCCCGAGCTGGCCGGAGTGCGCAACTTCCGCGACCTGGGCGGGCTGCCGACCACGGACGGCCGGCGCGTGGCGTTCGGCAGGCTGTTCCGCAGCGGCCACCTCGCCCATGCGACGGCCGAGGACGCGGAGTTCCTCACCTCCCTGAACCTGCGCACGGTCTTCGACTTCCGCAACGCCGCCGACCACAAGCTGGAGGGCCCGGACGTGGAGCTGCCGGGCGTACGCAACGTGGGCATGCCGCTGTCCGACCCGGCCGACGGCGCGGAGTTCTGGAAGATGGTGCGCGAGGGGGACCTGGACCAGCTGCGGGAACTGCTGGCCGACGGCCGGGCCGAGGCCCGCATGATCGCCTCGTACCGCGCGATCGTCCGCGGACGCACGGCGGAGCACGCGCGGGTGCTGGGCACGCTGGCCGACGGCGGCGCGCCCGCGCTGATGCACTGCTCGGCGGGGAAGGACCGGGCGGGGCTGTCGATCGCCGTGACACTGCTCGCCCTGGGCGTGGAGCGGGACGCGATCGTCGCCGACTATCTGGAGTCGAACGCGAAGCACCGCCGGTACAAGGTGCGGCGCACCGCGTCCTCGCCGGACGCGTACTCCGCCGAGGTGATGGAACTGCTCGGCCCGCTGTTCGACGCGCGGGCCGAGTACCTCCGGGCGGCGTTCACCACGATCGAGGAGACCTGGGGCGGGGTGGACGCCTACCTGGGACAGGGTCTGGGAGTCACCCCCGAGGTGCGCACGCGGCTGCGCGAGCACCTGCTGGACTGA
- a CDS encoding M23 family metallopeptidase, whose translation MPAKGKHRRTKARFITTSLAAAGTGGAAIALPLLVATGAHAATPAAAPEHSATSVTAGAHEGAARTYTVKAGDWLARIADEQHVAGGWHKLYDDNRAAVGTDPSLIHPGLKLTLGAKAPAHATGSSSAAHEAPARSGTAEKSANAEKPASAQTGRSAASSAEPAASSSSGYTLPVQGAVIGTAYHTAGSMWSSGYHTGTDFVVPTGTSVKAIADATVVSAGWGGAYGNQVVLKLADGHYAQYAHLSQLSVSAGQTVTEGQQLGLSGATGNVTGPHLHFEIRTTPNYGSDVDPVAYLRAHGVTVG comes from the coding sequence ATGCCCGCGAAGGGTAAGCACCGCCGTACCAAGGCCCGGTTCATCACCACCTCCCTCGCCGCCGCCGGAACCGGTGGCGCCGCGATCGCGCTGCCCCTGCTGGTTGCCACCGGCGCCCACGCGGCCACCCCGGCCGCCGCACCCGAGCACTCCGCCACCTCCGTCACGGCGGGCGCTCACGAGGGCGCCGCCCGCACCTACACGGTGAAGGCCGGCGACTGGCTCGCCAGGATCGCCGACGAGCAGCACGTCGCCGGCGGCTGGCACAAGCTCTACGACGACAACCGTGCGGCCGTCGGGACCGACCCGTCGCTCATCCACCCCGGCCTGAAGCTCACCCTCGGTGCCAAGGCTCCGGCGCACGCGACGGGTTCGTCCTCCGCCGCGCACGAGGCCCCGGCCAGGAGCGGCACCGCAGAGAAGTCCGCGAACGCCGAGAAGCCCGCGTCCGCGCAGACCGGCCGGTCCGCCGCCTCCTCCGCCGAGCCCGCCGCGAGCAGCTCCTCCGGGTACACCCTGCCGGTCCAGGGCGCCGTCATCGGCACCGCTTACCACACCGCCGGCAGCATGTGGTCCAGCGGCTACCACACCGGCACCGACTTCGTGGTCCCGACCGGCACCAGCGTCAAGGCCATAGCCGACGCCACCGTCGTCTCCGCCGGCTGGGGCGGCGCGTACGGCAACCAGGTCGTCCTCAAGCTCGCCGACGGCCACTACGCCCAGTACGCCCACCTCTCGCAGCTCTCCGTCTCGGCCGGCCAGACCGTGACCGAGGGCCAGCAGCTCGGCCTCTCCGGCGCCACCGGCAACGTGACCGGGCCGCACCTGCACTTCGAGATCCGGACCACCCCGAACTACGGCTCGGACGTGGACCCGGTCGCCTACCTGCGCGCCCACGGCGTCACCGTCGGCTGA
- a CDS encoding SGNH/GDSL hydrolase family protein, giving the protein MIGSYVAVGDSFTEGVGDPGPDGAFVGWADRFAVLLADRRPEGDFRYTNLAVRGKLLDQIVADQLPRALELAPDLVSFCAGGNDIIRPGTDPDEVAERFERAVARLTGTVGTVMVTTGFDTRGVPVFKHLRGKIATYNGHVRAIADRYGCPVLDLWSLRTVQDRRAWDTDRLHLSPEGHTRVALRAGQLLGLEIPADPDQPWPPLPPRGTLEIRRDDIHWAREHLVPWIGRRLRGQSSGDTAVAKGPLSPEDIRMRIGTAV; this is encoded by the coding sequence GTGATCGGGTCGTACGTGGCGGTGGGGGACAGCTTCACCGAAGGCGTGGGCGACCCCGGGCCGGACGGGGCCTTCGTCGGCTGGGCCGACCGTTTCGCGGTCCTCCTCGCCGACCGGCGGCCCGAGGGCGACTTCCGGTACACCAACCTCGCCGTACGCGGGAAACTGCTCGACCAGATCGTCGCGGACCAGCTCCCGCGGGCCCTGGAGCTCGCTCCCGACCTGGTCTCCTTCTGCGCGGGCGGCAACGACATCATCCGGCCCGGCACCGACCCGGACGAGGTCGCCGAACGGTTCGAGCGCGCGGTCGCCCGCCTCACCGGCACGGTCGGCACGGTGATGGTGACCACCGGCTTCGACACCCGCGGTGTCCCCGTGTTCAAGCACCTGCGCGGCAAGATCGCGACGTACAACGGGCACGTGCGGGCCATCGCCGACCGTTACGGGTGCCCCGTGCTCGACCTGTGGTCGCTGCGCACGGTGCAGGACCGGCGGGCGTGGGACACCGACCGGCTGCACCTCTCGCCCGAGGGGCACACCCGGGTCGCCCTGCGCGCCGGCCAGCTCCTCGGCCTGGAGATCCCGGCCGACCCCGACCAGCCGTGGCCGCCGCTGCCGCCGCGCGGGACGCTGGAGATCCGCCGCGACGACATCCACTGGGCGCGCGAGCACCTCGTGCCGTGGATCGGCCGACGGCTGCGCGGCCAGTCCTCCGGCGACACGGCGGTGGCCAAGGGCCCGCTGTCCCCGGAGGACATCAGGATGCGGATCGGCACGGCGGTCTGA
- a CDS encoding MBL fold metallo-hydrolase, with protein MTGLRTPTTRPRPIRPLSFGADPTGARMARIRRSPNFADGVFVNPDGTRTRESGGSALGMAKEYLDKESRARRAPTGTIPVHATTVADLARPPKSGLRLTWTGHSSILAEIDGQRVLFDPVWGQRCSPFDFIGPKRLHPVPLPLAALGPVDVVVISHDHYDHLDLPTIKALAGTDTLFAVPLGVGAHLERWGVSPDRMRELDWNESTRVGGLTLTATPARHFCGRGIRNRQHTLWASWVVAGEHHRIYHSGDTGYFFGFKDIGTEHGPFDATMIQIGAYSDMWPDIHMTPEEGVDAHRDLQGGDAAAGVLLPIHWGTFNLAPHPWAEPGERTMWAAHRAGATMVAPRPGEPLEPAAAGAVFPWWREVAQAPAGGWQAWPPAGGATDRTVDQVGEA; from the coding sequence GTGACCGGCCTACGTACCCCCACCACCCGGCCGCGCCCCATACGGCCGCTTTCCTTCGGCGCGGACCCGACGGGCGCACGCATGGCCCGCATCCGCCGCTCCCCGAACTTCGCCGACGGCGTCTTCGTCAACCCGGACGGCACCCGCACCCGCGAGTCCGGCGGCTCCGCCCTGGGGATGGCCAAGGAGTACCTCGACAAGGAGTCCCGCGCCCGACGGGCCCCCACCGGCACCATCCCCGTGCACGCCACGACCGTCGCCGACCTCGCCCGGCCCCCGAAGAGCGGCCTCCGGCTCACCTGGACGGGCCACTCCAGCATCCTCGCCGAGATCGACGGACAGCGCGTCCTGTTCGACCCGGTGTGGGGGCAGCGCTGCTCCCCGTTCGACTTCATCGGCCCCAAGCGGCTGCACCCCGTCCCGCTGCCGCTGGCCGCGCTCGGCCCGGTCGACGTGGTCGTCATCTCGCACGACCACTACGACCACCTCGACCTGCCCACGATCAAGGCACTGGCCGGCACGGACACGCTCTTCGCGGTGCCGCTCGGCGTCGGCGCCCACCTGGAACGCTGGGGCGTCTCCCCGGACCGGATGCGCGAGCTGGACTGGAACGAGTCGACGCGCGTCGGCGGGCTCACCCTCACCGCCACCCCCGCCCGTCACTTCTGCGGCCGCGGCATCCGCAACAGACAGCACACCCTGTGGGCGTCCTGGGTGGTCGCGGGCGAGCACCACCGGATCTACCACAGCGGGGACACCGGTTATTTCTTCGGCTTCAAGGACATCGGCACGGAACACGGCCCGTTCGACGCGACGATGATCCAGATCGGCGCGTACAGCGACATGTGGCCGGACATCCACATGACCCCCGAGGAGGGCGTCGACGCCCACCGTGACCTGCAGGGCGGGGACGCGGCCGCGGGCGTCCTGCTGCCCATCCACTGGGGCACCTTCAACCTGGCACCGCACCCGTGGGCCGAGCCCGGCGAGCGGACGATGTGGGCGGCACACCGCGCGGGCGCCACCATGGTGGCCCCCCGCCCGGGCGAACCCCTCGAACCGGCCGCGGCGGGAGCCGTCTTCCCGTGGTGGCGCGAGGTGGCCCAGGCCCCGGCCGGCGGCTGGCAGGCCTGGCCTCCGGCCGGTGGGGCAACCGACCGCACCGTGGACCAGGTGGGTGAGGCCTGA
- a CDS encoding SpoIIE family protein phosphatase: MASGGAAGGAGHRRPAGEPDGPVRPGGPDRPGGSGDPAEGPGERAARTATDPAGSPDPLAAPRDTVLRALSDMSEGFLSVDDTWRISFANREAARILGAEPVRPGTRLWEVAALGVPGLEGQCRRAVAEGRPIGFDLTRPIHGRLYHLRLVPVPDGGLGISFVDVTDRRLREAGHPPGAPAGERAARMSELTLALAEAVTSKDVVRAVAEHVLPPVGADGLVVETLEAGRIRVVDSVGYNQRFLDRVDGLPLSDHTALADVLRDRTPLFVGSAGEFVELYPKLEYLSDNSPSAAWAFLPLIVSGRATGSLVISFAEPRSFSEDDRTLLTALSGLVAQALERARLFDVEHTRAQGLQRGLLPRTLPSLPAVSAAARYLPAGRGDEVGGDWYDVIPLSGDRVAMVIGDVMGHGITEAATMGRLRTAVRTLADLDMDPDELLTHLSEIVGDLGYDYYATCLYAVFDPVTRICSYALAGHLPPVLVHPDGTVRSPDVDIDPPLGAADPPFEVHELRLPDESLLVFCTDGLVESQDRDADQGMALLRQTLAAAVTRTGYFTPYEATDTDTGTGPDTDRPTGTGPRAGRLDELCDIVVSTMLPDHARISDDAALLIAHTRSTPTCDVASCSLPEDPRAAGQAREYVRSQLDVWGLDDLVMSTELLVSELIGNVVRHARGPIRLRLMRSRSLICEVYDGSLTTPRIRRVGQTDEGGRGLHLVAALSRRWGTRFLADGKCIWTEQDLPGKP; the protein is encoded by the coding sequence GTGGCGTCTGGTGGTGCCGCCGGTGGTGCCGGACACCGGCGCCCGGCCGGCGAGCCGGACGGTCCCGTCCGCCCTGGCGGCCCCGACCGCCCCGGCGGCAGTGGCGACCCTGCGGAGGGACCCGGGGAGCGTGCGGCACGGACCGCCACCGACCCGGCGGGTTCTCCCGATCCCCTCGCCGCCCCGCGCGACACCGTGCTGCGGGCCCTGTCCGACATGAGCGAGGGCTTCCTGTCGGTCGACGACACCTGGCGTATCTCGTTCGCCAACCGGGAGGCCGCCCGCATCCTGGGCGCCGAGCCGGTCCGGCCGGGAACGAGGCTGTGGGAGGTGGCCGCGCTCGGCGTGCCCGGCCTGGAGGGCCAGTGCCGGCGCGCGGTCGCCGAGGGCCGGCCGATCGGCTTCGACCTCACGCGCCCGATCCACGGACGGCTGTACCACCTGCGTCTGGTCCCCGTCCCGGACGGCGGCCTCGGCATCTCCTTCGTCGACGTCACCGACCGCCGCCTGCGCGAGGCCGGACACCCGCCGGGCGCGCCGGCCGGCGAGCGTGCCGCGCGCATGTCCGAGCTCACCCTGGCCCTCGCCGAGGCCGTCACGTCCAAGGACGTGGTGCGGGCCGTCGCCGAGCACGTCCTGCCGCCCGTCGGGGCCGACGGGCTGGTGGTGGAGACCCTGGAGGCCGGCCGGATCCGCGTGGTCGACTCCGTCGGCTACAACCAGCGGTTCCTGGACCGGGTCGACGGACTCCCGCTCTCCGACCACACGGCCCTCGCCGACGTGCTGCGGGACCGCACCCCCCTGTTCGTCGGCTCCGCCGGCGAGTTCGTGGAGCTCTACCCGAAGCTGGAGTACCTCTCGGACAACTCGCCCTCCGCGGCCTGGGCCTTCCTCCCGCTGATCGTGTCCGGCCGGGCCACCGGCTCCCTCGTCATCTCCTTCGCCGAACCGCGCTCCTTCAGCGAGGACGACCGCACGCTGCTCACCGCGCTCAGCGGCCTCGTCGCCCAGGCGCTGGAGCGGGCCCGGCTGTTCGACGTCGAGCACACCCGCGCCCAGGGCCTCCAGCGCGGCCTGCTCCCCCGTACGCTGCCGTCGCTGCCCGCGGTCTCGGCGGCGGCCCGGTATCTGCCGGCCGGGCGGGGCGACGAGGTCGGCGGGGACTGGTACGACGTCATCCCGCTCTCCGGCGACCGGGTCGCCATGGTGATCGGCGACGTCATGGGGCACGGCATCACCGAGGCCGCCACCATGGGCCGGCTCCGCACGGCGGTGCGCACCCTGGCGGACCTGGACATGGACCCGGACGAGCTGCTGACCCACCTCAGCGAGATCGTCGGCGACCTCGGCTACGACTACTACGCGACCTGCCTGTACGCGGTGTTCGACCCGGTCACCCGGATCTGCTCGTACGCGCTGGCTGGTCATCTGCCGCCGGTCCTCGTCCACCCCGACGGCACGGTCCGCTCCCCCGACGTCGACATCGACCCGCCGCTGGGCGCCGCCGACCCGCCGTTCGAGGTGCACGAGCTGCGGCTGCCGGACGAGAGCCTGCTGGTCTTCTGCACCGACGGGCTGGTCGAGTCCCAGGACCGCGACGCCGACCAGGGGATGGCACTGCTGCGGCAGACCCTGGCCGCGGCCGTGACCCGCACCGGCTACTTCACCCCGTACGAGGCCACGGACACGGACACGGGTACCGGCCCGGACACCGACCGGCCCACGGGTACCGGCCCTCGTGCCGGTCGGCTGGACGAGCTGTGCGACATCGTCGTCTCGACGATGCTGCCGGACCACGCCCGCATCAGCGACGACGCAGCCCTGCTGATCGCCCACACCCGCTCCACGCCCACCTGCGACGTGGCCTCGTGCAGCCTCCCGGAGGACCCGCGGGCGGCCGGCCAGGCGCGGGAGTACGTGCGCAGCCAGCTCGACGTCTGGGGCCTGGACGACCTGGTGATGAGCACGGAGCTGCTGGTCAGCGAGCTGATCGGCAATGTGGTGCGGCACGCCCGCGGACCGATCCGGCTGCGCCTGATGCGCAGCCGGTCACTGATCTGCGAGGTTTACGACGGCAGCCTCACCACACCCCGCATCCGCCGCGTCGGCCAGACCGACGAGGGCGGCCGCGGCCTGCACCTGGTGGCCGCCCTCTCCCGCCGCTGGGGCACCCGCTTCCTGGCCGACGGCAAGTGCATCTGGACGGAGCAGGACCTGCCCGGCAAGCCCTGA
- a CDS encoding sensor histidine kinase KdpD — protein MSHLRAPATRADRREGGRHGRPAARTAPTPTETHIRPQLLRLAVLPPVAVALAGCAAVLFTVRSTAAMPTPTLWAVLAGAFGVAVAGVLTAAVAAGRAADSVKERVDTLRRTATRGEADLRALVEALRRGETVPKRGGRGRPAADTSGADDFELLAADLARAQESAVAAVVRAAQLSSRAGNEQKLEVFLNLARRLQSLVHREISTLDELENEIEDPDLLKGLFHVDHLSTRIRRHAENLAVLGGAVSRRQWSNPVEMTEVLRSAIAEVEQYSRVRLVPPIDGRLRGNAVADVIHLLAELVENATVFSAPHTQVLLRANLVTSGLAVEVEDRGLGMPLAEQHRMNALLADPDQVNVASLLQDGRIGLYVVSQLARRHGIQVRLGTNIYGGVQAVLVLPADVLGTPPPELPATPAARGARPGGTAPGQGRVPGQGGAPAAGGTGGAGGMPPPGAPRGGGGAPVPGAPRTDGAGAPAHAGRGERPGPEGWVNPARHAGPTEHAGRTEPASAGVPARDGRGRPSAGVPAFATDGAVAPVPAAPGAGTPAGPGTPGTGTPSGTSGTGGHGTPASAPAPGTGVDWVQVTASGTHGSGAVPGDTGSGGGHPGSGSGEPGGPPGTAPPLPVRGQRAARPSPAAAQPGLGAGHRRALAENTGLPPTPRVGPVRGTMGKPQLPRRRAQEHLAPQLRGGPAPGPRADAEAYVEHDPGLMAAFQRGIGLAEAAQQREPAAPEPPHPASPGLGEPSSPASAEPPQASSTVGPVGPVGPAGRPAEPSSPNLVAPTGPADPVVPAGQPYPVVKGLDGPDAPDEPPYPATLDPVSPHAADARVARPSVPAPEGAARRDGRASAG, from the coding sequence ATGTCTCACCTACGCGCACCGGCCACCCGTGCGGACCGCCGTGAGGGCGGGCGGCACGGGCGACCGGCCGCCCGCACCGCACCCACGCCGACCGAGACGCACATACGGCCGCAACTGCTGCGACTGGCGGTGCTGCCCCCCGTCGCGGTCGCCCTCGCCGGCTGCGCCGCCGTGCTCTTCACCGTCCGCTCCACCGCGGCGATGCCCACGCCCACGCTGTGGGCCGTGCTCGCCGGCGCGTTCGGAGTCGCCGTCGCCGGTGTACTGACCGCGGCCGTGGCCGCGGGCCGCGCGGCCGACTCCGTCAAGGAACGGGTGGACACGCTGCGGCGCACCGCCACCCGCGGCGAGGCCGACCTGCGCGCCCTCGTGGAGGCGCTGCGCCGTGGTGAGACCGTGCCGAAGCGGGGCGGCCGGGGCAGGCCCGCCGCCGACACCTCCGGCGCCGACGACTTCGAACTCCTCGCCGCCGACCTCGCCCGCGCGCAGGAGAGCGCGGTCGCCGCCGTCGTGCGGGCCGCCCAGCTCTCCAGCCGGGCGGGCAACGAACAGAAACTCGAGGTGTTCCTCAACCTGGCCAGGCGACTGCAGTCGCTGGTGCACCGCGAGATCTCCACGCTCGACGAGCTGGAGAACGAGATCGAGGACCCCGATCTGCTCAAGGGCCTCTTCCACGTCGACCACCTCTCCACCCGCATCCGCCGCCATGCGGAGAATCTCGCGGTGCTCGGGGGCGCGGTCTCGCGCCGGCAGTGGAGCAACCCGGTGGAGATGACCGAGGTGCTGCGCTCGGCCATCGCCGAGGTCGAGCAGTACTCCAGGGTGCGCCTCGTCCCGCCGATCGACGGCCGGCTGCGCGGGAACGCCGTCGCCGATGTCATCCACCTGCTCGCCGAACTCGTCGAGAACGCGACGGTGTTCTCCGCGCCGCACACCCAGGTGCTGCTCCGGGCCAACCTCGTCACCTCCGGGCTCGCGGTCGAGGTCGAGGACCGGGGCCTGGGCATGCCGCTCGCCGAACAGCACCGCATGAACGCGCTGCTCGCCGACCCCGACCAGGTCAACGTCGCCAGCCTGCTGCAGGACGGCCGGATCGGCCTGTACGTCGTCTCCCAGCTCGCCCGCCGTCACGGGATCCAGGTACGGCTGGGCACCAACATCTACGGCGGGGTCCAGGCGGTCCTGGTCCTGCCCGCGGACGTCCTCGGCACACCCCCGCCGGAGCTGCCGGCGACACCCGCCGCGCGTGGGGCGCGGCCGGGAGGCACGGCGCCTGGGCAGGGCCGGGTGCCCGGACAGGGCGGGGCGCCCGCGGCCGGCGGGACCGGCGGAGCCGGGGGAATGCCCCCTCCGGGCGCACCGCGCGGAGGCGGAGGAGCGCCCGTGCCCGGTGCGCCGCGTACGGACGGCGCCGGTGCTCCGGCGCACGCCGGCCGCGGCGAGCGGCCCGGCCCCGAAGGATGGGTGAACCCGGCGCGGCACGCCGGCCCCACGGAGCACGCGGGCCGTACGGAGCCCGCGTCGGCGGGCGTCCCGGCGCGGGACGGGCGGGGAAGGCCGTCCGCCGGTGTGCCGGCCTTCGCGACCGACGGGGCGGTGGCCCCGGTTCCCGCAGCCCCCGGCGCCGGAACGCCCGCCGGTCCGGGCACCCCGGGCACCGGGACGCCCTCCGGTACGTCCGGTACGGGTGGACACGGCACTCCCGCGTCGGCGCCCGCACCCGGTACGGGCGTGGACTGGGTCCAGGTCACCGCGAGCGGTACGCACGGTTCCGGCGCGGTGCCCGGGGACACCGGGTCCGGCGGGGGACACCCCGGCTCCGGTTCCGGTGAACCCGGCGGTCCGCCCGGGACGGCGCCGCCGTTGCCCGTGCGGGGGCAGCGCGCCGCGCGGCCCAGTCCGGCCGCGGCGCAGCCGGGCCTCGGCGCCGGGCACCGTCGGGCGCTCGCGGAGAACACCGGGCTGCCGCCCACCCCGCGGGTCGGCCCCGTCCGCGGCACCATGGGCAAGCCGCAACTGCCCCGGCGCCGCGCCCAGGAGCATCTCGCGCCCCAGCTCCGCGGTGGCCCCGCCCCCGGGCCCCGGGCGGACGCCGAAGCGTACGTCGAGCACGACCCCGGCCTGATGGCGGCGTTCCAGCGCGGCATCGGCCTCGCCGAGGCGGCCCAGCAACGCGAACCGGCCGCCCCTGAGCCGCCGCACCCGGCTTCCCCCGGGCTCGGCGAACCGTCGAGCCCGGCCTCCGCGGAGCCCCCGCAAGCGTCCTCGACCGTCGGCCCCGTCGGCCCCGTCGGCCCCGCGGGACGCCCCGCCGAGCCGTCGTCCCCGAACCTCGTCGCTCCCACCGGCCCGGCCGACCCGGTCGTCCCCGCCGGACAGCCGTACCCGGTTGTGAAGGGGCTTGACGGGCCGGACGCGCCGGACGAACCGCCGTACCCCGCCACCCTCGACCCCGTTTCGCCGCACGCGGCCGACGCGCGTGTGGCCCGCCCGTCCGTGCCCGCCCCCGAGGGCGCCGCCCGGCGCGACGGGCGTGCGTCCGCCGGATGA
- a CDS encoding roadblock/LC7 domain-containing protein yields the protein MASEAPTGHASDLDWLMSGLVQRVPHTRSAVLLSCDGLVKSVHGLDQDSADHMAALASGLYSLGRSAGIRFAGGGDVRQVVVELDSSLLFVSTAGSGTCLAVLADREADAAVLGYEMAMLVKSVRPYLVTAPRQPVGRPPVLRP from the coding sequence ATGGCGAGCGAAGCGCCGACCGGCCACGCATCCGACCTCGACTGGCTGATGAGCGGCCTCGTGCAGCGCGTGCCGCACACCAGGAGCGCGGTACTGCTCTCCTGCGACGGGCTGGTCAAGTCCGTCCACGGCCTGGACCAGGACAGCGCCGACCACATGGCCGCACTCGCCTCCGGCCTGTACTCCCTCGGCCGCAGCGCCGGCATCCGGTTCGCGGGCGGCGGCGACGTCCGCCAGGTCGTCGTCGAACTCGACTCCTCCCTGCTGTTCGTCTCCACCGCCGGTTCCGGCACCTGTCTCGCCGTGCTCGCCGACCGGGAGGCCGACGCCGCGGTCCTCGGCTACGAGATGGCGATGCTGGTCAAGAGCGTCCGCCCGTACCTGGTGACCGCGCCCCGGCAGCCCGTCGGCCGGCCCCCGGTGCTGAGGCCTTGA
- a CDS encoding DUF742 domain-containing protein: protein MSAATAGDGPWLDDAAGRLVRPYQVSNGRTRPTAALDLLSQVRATGATPRGYLGPEHTQVLGLCGGPVSVAEVAGQLRLPVAVAKVLLSDLVDSGALTTRPPAFHHNPTDRSLLEAVLDGLRRQL, encoded by the coding sequence TTGAGCGCGGCCACCGCGGGCGACGGGCCCTGGCTCGACGATGCCGCCGGCCGGCTGGTCCGCCCCTACCAGGTCAGCAACGGGCGGACCCGGCCGACCGCCGCCCTCGACCTGTTGTCGCAGGTGAGAGCCACCGGGGCGACCCCCCGCGGCTACCTCGGCCCCGAACACACCCAGGTGCTCGGCCTGTGCGGGGGACCCGTCTCCGTCGCCGAGGTCGCCGGACAGCTCAGGCTGCCGGTCGCGGTCGCCAAGGTGCTGCTGTCCGACCTCGTCGACAGCGGGGCGCTCACCACCAGGCCCCCGGCCTTCCACCACAACCCCACGGACCGGTCCCTTCTGGAGGCAGTGCTCGATGGACTACGACGACAGCTCTGA
- a CDS encoding ATP/GTP-binding protein, which produces MDYDDSSDAFPTALKILVAGGFGVGKTTFVGAVSEIAPLSTEELLTTVSAATDNLDGIENKVETTVAMDFGRITLDPRHVLYLFGTPGQERFWFMWDELSEGALGAVILADTRRLQECFAAIDFFEERGLGFIVAINEFDGAHRYDPEEVRAALDLDRHIPVVRCDARISSSGVQTLLALVKYLIAHIPATQAPHHGART; this is translated from the coding sequence ATGGACTACGACGACAGCTCTGACGCCTTCCCCACCGCGCTGAAGATCCTCGTGGCGGGCGGGTTCGGAGTAGGCAAGACCACCTTCGTGGGCGCGGTCAGCGAGATCGCGCCGCTCAGCACGGAGGAACTCCTCACCACGGTCAGCGCCGCCACCGACAACCTCGACGGCATCGAGAACAAGGTCGAGACCACCGTCGCGATGGACTTCGGCCGCATCACCCTCGACCCGCGGCACGTGCTCTACCTGTTCGGCACCCCCGGCCAGGAGAGGTTCTGGTTCATGTGGGACGAACTGTCCGAGGGCGCGCTCGGCGCGGTGATCCTCGCCGACACCCGTCGGCTCCAGGAGTGCTTCGCCGCCATCGACTTCTTCGAGGAGCGCGGCCTCGGCTTCATCGTCGCGATCAACGAGTTCGACGGCGCCCACCGCTACGACCCCGAGGAGGTGCGCGCGGCCCTCGACCTGGACCGCCACATCCCCGTCGTCCGCTGCGACGCCCGTATCTCCAGCTCCGGGGTGCAGACCCTGCTCGCCCTGGTCAAGTACCTCATCGCCCACATCCCGGCCACCCAGGCGCCGCACCACGGAGCCCGCACATGA